The Panicum hallii strain FIL2 chromosome 5, PHallii_v3.1, whole genome shotgun sequence genome contains the following window.
TGACAGCATTTAGCAGGACGAACAAAGTGGTATACAGTTTATAGACCACAAATGAATGCAAATAATGCACGCTGCCGGTATACTTGTTTTAAAGAAAGCCACACCTTACAAATGCAATAATCATCGAGAAACTCGTTATGCTTATGACAAAAGTTCATATACTGTCGCAAATGTGGTATGTATACCTGTCAGGCACCGAGCTAAGTACTATGTTTTACACTTTGGACTTGCACCAGATCTGGTTGACCGGTGCTAAATGTAAGCAATGCTTTAGCATTGTTGACGAAAACAAGAAGTAAACGGCAATGACAGTAACAGTAAAGCTATCGCCTCTACAGCTACACCACCACTAGCAGGAATGGACATCTGAACCGTGGCAGCACTTCCATCAAGGTTTGGGGCTGAAAGTGGAAATATAAGGCTCACCTTTTCTTGGAACAACACAATTCACATAACTCGAGACTCGTTTAGAAAATCAGAACGACGGCATTCCCCAGAGATGTCCTGAAACTCCACACAAGATCATTTATTCCAAAAGTGCCCGGTAGTGATAACAACAGCCACTACCTACCCCCCCTTCGATTCCCATTCAAGTTTCCAGATCTGCATCAACCTGCCGCTGAATGTTGTCACAGATTTCACATGATCCAGCATTCATTGAACGTCACCTGCACGTACTAGTATTAACTGAACTGCACCGCGGAGGGTAAAAACACGTGAACCAGCCAAGAGGAAGTGGGGGATGGAGAACGATGATGATCCTTCCATGGCTGAATCCGCCACACCTCCGAGTTCACTATTTCACCGTTGCCGAATTTTACAGCAGCACCAGCAGTACTAGTGCATTGATTCATTCATAGCTCACTTTTTTAACCGCCGACCAAACTTAACTCTCGCGGTCGCAGCTGGCCGGCCGCATCCTTTTGGCCACCAAAAGAATCCTAGAAAAGGTATCAAAAATAGAACCTAATAAAACCGAAGGGCGAGGAGGGCTACGTGTGAAAAGGGCGACAAGGCGCGGGGGCCCCCACGCAGGCCGCGCGCcggcaggccggccggccggcccgtCACTGGGGCGTGGGCCCCGGCGCGCGGCGCCGCGCCACGGCGTCacgcccacgcggggaggaatCCTCGAGCGAGCGGAGCGGCCGCGCCCTACGACCGCCGGGTCAACGCTCCCCGCCCCcctcctcggcggcggcggtggaggacgCGGTGgcgattgcggcggcggcggcggccgatcGGGCGGCCGGGCGCGGCCTGCGGCGGCCCGGGGACGCGGAGGCCACGCGGCggagcgcgccgccggccgtccaGTAGCGGCGGCACGCGCGGCAGAGGTGGCGCGGCTGCCGCACGTTGTAGTTGTTGAAGTAGCAGAACTTGGTCTCCCGGCTCCCGCACCGCGGGCACGGCAGCGGctcgcccgcgcccccggccccggcacccgcgccggcgccggccgcctgcAGCTGCAGAGCCGGCGGCGGGAGCGGCGGGGACTGGGGCTGCGGAGGCGGAagaaccgccgccgccgccgccgccgccatcggctgctgctgcggagTAGGAGGggcgcccgccgcgccctccTCCGCGGCGCGGTGCGCGTCGGGGGGCTGGATGACCTTGCCGAAGAGCTTGAACCCCGCGGCGTCCGCGTCGGGGAGGTTAGCCATGGACGGACGGACGGGCGGGCGGATGGGTGGAGTCTAGAGAGCAGCGGGACTGCGGGAGGCGCCGAGGCGGGGCCGCGGGGTGGGTAGGgggggacgccgccgccgccgccttttaTACCCGGGGAGCGGAGGTGGAGCCGGtcatcgcctcgcctcgcctctaCCCCCGCCCTCCTCACTTTGCTTCACCCACCTGACTTCTTTGCGTGACCGCCCGCTACTAATAACGCATGTGGCCGGATGGATCATGCACGGATATGGGCGCCCCCACCCCcaacccccccacccccccccccccccccctcccccccgggAACCTTTTTTAAGATCGGTTTGGAAGGTCTCTATCTGGCTGGTGCCTGGACTGGGAAGCATGGACCGTGGCATGGAGCCGCAGCGCCCAGAggaggaaggaaaaaaaaatcacGCGGGATCGCTGAGAAAATGTGCTGGGGTCATGTCATGTGGCCCGGAGATCTGGCCGGCCGCGCAAGGGTTTCGGGCGCCGGACGCGAGAGATCGATCCCTCGCCGCAGCCGCAGCAACTTTTTGGCTGCTGCCAGCCAGCCTGCCCTCACGTCGTGTTGACCTTGGCGGCGATTTCTTCTCGTTATCATAATCGGTTGACTTTCCGCGGTCGCCGCCTTTTTTTCCATCCTGGAATAAAAACGGATTGGCCTCATGTGGGCGAGCGATACGATTCTTGTGTGCAGCGGACTCGAgctcggcggcagcagcagcagccttgTTTAGTCGCTAAGCAACACGGAAAGCACCGGACGATGGAGGGATGGTAACTGTAGCATCTGGCTCGCAGGAGGCCGACATGTGCTGGAGAGAGAGACGGGAGCTTATCTTTTTTTGGCTGGGCGTTGACATCGTCGCTTTCTCTCGATCCCCGTTGTGTGCGCGTGACGTCTCTCCAGCTGCGAAAAGCGCCGGGGGCTGCTCAACTTGTGCTGCCGCCCGGATACGGGCGATCCCCGTGAGCGTGACCACGGGATAAtcctctctgtttttttttttccttttcggTTCCAGCTTAGATGAGAATGAAGATAATTCCACGGCCACCACGGCATTACTAGAAAAATAGACTATTACCATAAAAAATATTGCAACAACATGTAAATTGTTGCAATAAGTAAGTATTATTGCCATAACTTGAAATTTGGTAGCAATATATCTGGTGTATTACCATAAATTTTATTGCATTGTCATATATTCAACTTTCGTTGCAACAGGTTAACATCTATTGCAACATTAGCTTATGTTGTTGCATTAATGTGATTGTTTTGCCACGCTAAACTAGTGTGGTAATATTTCAAAAAATGGTTGCAAAAAAGGTTATTATCGCCATAAGTGAAGTAGCGTTGCAATATATGAATATTATTGCCACGTTTTCTAACTATTGCAACATTTTTTATTCATTCTCATGGTGAATCGAGAGGATAAGAGTAGACTATTAGCAAAATATACAATAAAAATTGCTTTAGTGTAGTGGTAAAGGTTTGTAATCCTTTAGTTCCAAGGTTAAAAGCCAACTGGTAGCAATTTTTATAGTTTTTTACTTCTAATTATTTTTTTATCACAAAAATATATCGTTGTAAGAATATTTTATTACCACTATTTATAAAAATATGGTGGTTATAACACTTTTATTGCCACGATCATGTTTGTTGTAATTGTTACCACTTGTTGTTGCAATATCAACATACTATTGCCATGATATCGGTCATTACACGTAGTATCTAATGTAACGTTTCATTACGTGGCAAATACCATAGCTATAGCAACGAAACAAAAAAAATGTGGCCTAAAATTTTAACCACGCAAGTACTTGCCACGGCTGCCAACGACCATCATGTCGTGACAATTGAGATATATTACCACGATTTGACCCTTATTGTCATAATTACTTAGCGTTGTAAAAGTCCAAATTTTTAGTTGGGCGGTCATCCCATGAAGCTGGTAAAACTATGCTTACTGACTGACTGACCTTTCAAGATCTTACAATTCTTGGTGG
Protein-coding sequences here:
- the LOC112893683 gene encoding dof zinc finger protein 5-like is translated as MANLPDADAAGFKLFGKVIQPPDAHRAAEEGAAGAPPTPQQQPMAAAAAAAVLPPPQPQSPPLPPPALQLQAAGAGAGAGAGGAGEPLPCPRCGSRETKFCYFNNYNVRQPRHLCRACRRYWTAGGALRRVASASPGRRRPRPAARSAAAAAAIATASSTAAAEEGGGER